In a single window of the Amycolatopsis sp. cg5 genome:
- a CDS encoding MoaD/ThiS family protein, whose translation MAVTVSIPTILRTHTGGEKSVEAKGATVLEVIDDVESRHGGLKARLVKEEKLHRFINVYVNDEDVRFAGGLDAEVKDGDTLTILPAVAGG comes from the coding sequence ATGGCCGTGACCGTGTCCATCCCGACCATCCTGCGTACCCACACCGGCGGCGAGAAGTCCGTCGAGGCCAAGGGCGCCACGGTGCTCGAGGTGATCGACGACGTCGAGTCGCGCCACGGCGGCCTCAAGGCCCGCCTGGTCAAGGAAGAGAAGCTGCACCGGTTCATCAACGTCTACGTCAACGACGAGGACGTCCGCTTCGCCGGTGGGCTCGACGCCGAGGTCAAGGACGGCGACACGCTGACCATCCTCCCGGCCGTCGCCGGCGGCTGA
- a CDS encoding Mov34/MPN/PAD-1 family protein, giving the protein MLEIRREFVDAIVAHARRDHPDEACGVIAGPEGSDRPERLIPMLNAARSPTFYEFDSGDLLRLYREMGANDEVPVVIYHSHTATDAYPSRTDVSYASEPDAHYVLVSTKEPDEHQFRSYRIVDGVITEEPVKIVE; this is encoded by the coding sequence GTGCTTGAGATCCGCCGCGAGTTCGTGGACGCGATAGTCGCGCATGCCCGCCGGGATCACCCGGACGAGGCATGCGGTGTCATCGCGGGTCCCGAGGGCTCCGACCGCCCAGAACGGCTCATCCCGATGCTCAACGCGGCGCGCTCGCCTACGTTCTACGAGTTCGACTCGGGTGACCTGCTCAGGCTCTACCGCGAGATGGGCGCGAACGACGAGGTGCCCGTGGTGATCTACCACTCGCACACCGCGACCGACGCGTACCCGTCGCGCACCGACGTCTCGTACGCCTCCGAGCCGGACGCGCACTACGTGCTCGTGTCGACCAAGGAACCCGACGAGCACCAGTTCCGGTCGTACCGGATCGTCGACGGAGTGATCACCGAAGAGCCGGTGAAGATCGTGGAATAA
- a CDS encoding P1 family peptidase: protein MTVSVGSSGEVTVVLFSSVTGAAVDFRGPALGTRETDLLGPENLVQRIDALCFSSGGPAGLAAADGVMRWLSEHGLGFPVGAEPHEVVPIVPAVTVASEAPGTAEDGYAACEAASELDAVGEVWALAVGSTGVVVVDAVLSKAECKRLTVSAQDGLIRATGRGGTVFAVATGPRELPSEVMPRAVALNALCTAASRALEVSISTDGRAPSST from the coding sequence GTGACTGTCTCGGTCGGCTCGTCCGGTGAGGTCACTGTCGTGCTGTTCTCGTCGGTGACGGGCGCGGCGGTGGACTTTCGCGGGCCTGCTCTTGGTACGCGCGAGACGGACCTTCTCGGTCCTGAGAACCTGGTTCAGCGGATCGACGCGTTGTGCTTCTCGTCGGGCGGCCCAGCCGGGCTGGCCGCTGCGGACGGCGTCATGCGTTGGTTAAGCGAGCACGGCCTTGGGTTCCCTGTCGGCGCGGAGCCGCACGAGGTGGTTCCGATCGTGCCTGCGGTGACTGTCGCTTCTGAAGCTCCAGGGACGGCTGAGGACGGCTACGCGGCTTGTGAAGCGGCTAGTGAGCTTGACGCTGTGGGCGAGGTCTGGGCGCTGGCGGTGGGCTCGACCGGCGTGGTCGTCGTGGACGCCGTGCTGTCGAAGGCCGAGTGCAAGCGGCTGACCGTGTCCGCGCAGGATGGCCTGATCAGGGCCACCGGGCGTGGCGGAACGGTGTTCGCGGTGGCGACCGGGCCTCGTGAGCTGCCGTCGGAGGTCATGCCGCGTGCGGTCGCGCTGAACGCGCTCTGCACGGCGGCTTCGCGAGCTCTTGAGGTGAGCATCTCAACAGATGGACGCGCCCCGTCCAGCACATAG
- a CDS encoding DUF2017 domain-containing protein, translated as MKNWRRKGEVVLAGFEQQEAAVLRGLVSQLEDMLRARAEEAPQDELAELTGIRTGPTESPDDPVLSRLLPDFHRLDPDNPTKESLDSAAAMRSLHEPELLDLKVGVAAVVLETLPRDGGDVRLDFEQADAWLKALNDVRLALGTALDVTEDMPDELPEDDPRAPHLGVYHWLTWVQESLIQALTG; from the coding sequence ATGAAGAACTGGCGCCGTAAGGGCGAGGTCGTGCTCGCCGGGTTCGAGCAGCAGGAGGCCGCCGTGCTCCGCGGGCTGGTCAGCCAGCTCGAGGACATGCTGCGCGCGCGTGCCGAGGAGGCACCGCAGGACGAGCTCGCCGAGCTGACCGGGATCCGCACCGGCCCGACCGAGTCGCCGGACGACCCCGTGCTGTCGCGGCTGCTGCCCGACTTCCACCGGCTCGACCCGGACAACCCGACCAAGGAGTCGCTCGACTCGGCGGCGGCGATGCGCTCGCTGCACGAGCCGGAGCTGCTGGACCTGAAGGTCGGCGTCGCGGCCGTGGTGCTCGAGACGCTGCCCCGTGACGGCGGCGACGTCCGGCTGGACTTCGAGCAGGCCGACGCCTGGCTCAAGGCGCTCAACGACGTCCGCCTCGCGCTCGGCACGGCGCTCGACGTCACCGAGGACATGCCCGACGAACTGCCCGAGGACGACCCGCGCGCGCCGCACCTGGGCGTCTACCACTGGCTGACCTGGGTGCAGGAGAGCCTGATCCAGGCGCTGACCGGGTGA
- the clpS gene encoding ATP-dependent Clp protease adapter ClpS, translated as MSTPVVAEQTQVDPLGGEVVAEDKPWQTIVWNDPVNLMSYVTYVFQKLFGYSRDHATKLMLDVHHKGKAIVSSGSKDKVEADVARLHAAGLWATMEQP; from the coding sequence ATGTCGACGCCTGTCGTTGCCGAGCAGACGCAGGTTGACCCGCTTGGGGGCGAGGTCGTCGCCGAGGACAAACCTTGGCAGACCATCGTCTGGAACGACCCGGTCAACCTGATGTCCTACGTGACCTATGTGTTCCAGAAGCTGTTCGGGTACAGCAGAGACCACGCCACGAAGCTGATGCTCGACGTGCACCACAAGGGCAAGGCCATCGTGTCGTCGGGATCGAAGGACAAGGTGGAGGCCGACGTCGCGCGCCTGCACGCGGCCGGCCTCTGGGCGACCATGGAGCAGCCCTGA
- a CDS encoding nicotinate phosphoribosyltransferase: protein MASENGTEAVISTALLTDHYELTMLSSALADGTADRPCVFEVFARRLPDGRRYGVVAGTARVLDAIADFKFTDAEIGQLESTAVVDAETLEWLANYSFGGDIEGYPEGELYFPNSPILTVTGGFAEAVVLETLVLSILNHDSAIASAAARMSSAAHGRPIIEMGGRRTHEWAAVAAARASYLAGFATTSNLEAGRRYGIPTRGTVAHAFMLLHASEEEAFRAQIAKMGPDTTLLVDTYDISTGIDTAVRVAGKELGAIRIDSGDVGVLARQAREQLDSLGARDTRIVVSGDLDEHAIAALRAEPVDAYGVGTSVVTGSGAPTAGMVYKLVEVDGRPVAKRSAQKISRGGRKAAIRRHKSTGTAVEEVIYTVDGPVPDSDEYDRALQIPLVRAGQTVDDLPTLDDARARLRRALVSLPWEGLKLSHGEPAIPTLFL from the coding sequence ATGGCCTCCGAAAACGGCACCGAAGCGGTCATCAGCACCGCGTTGCTCACCGACCACTACGAGCTGACGATGCTGAGCAGCGCGCTGGCCGATGGGACGGCCGACCGGCCGTGCGTGTTCGAGGTCTTCGCGCGGCGGCTGCCGGACGGCCGCCGCTACGGCGTGGTCGCCGGCACCGCGCGGGTGCTCGACGCGATCGCCGACTTCAAGTTCACCGACGCCGAGATCGGCCAGCTCGAATCGACGGCCGTCGTCGACGCCGAGACCCTCGAATGGCTCGCGAACTACTCGTTCGGCGGCGACATCGAGGGCTACCCCGAGGGCGAGCTGTACTTCCCGAACTCGCCGATCCTCACCGTGACCGGCGGGTTCGCCGAGGCGGTCGTGCTGGAGACGCTGGTCCTGTCGATCCTCAACCACGACAGCGCCATCGCGTCGGCCGCCGCCCGCATGTCGAGTGCCGCGCACGGCAGGCCGATCATCGAGATGGGCGGGCGCCGCACGCACGAGTGGGCCGCCGTCGCCGCCGCGCGCGCCTCCTACCTGGCCGGATTCGCGACCACGTCCAACCTCGAAGCAGGCCGCCGCTACGGCATCCCGACGCGGGGCACGGTCGCGCACGCGTTCATGCTGCTGCACGCCAGCGAGGAGGAGGCCTTCCGCGCGCAGATCGCGAAGATGGGCCCCGACACCACCCTGCTGGTCGACACCTACGACATCAGCACCGGCATCGACACGGCCGTGCGTGTCGCGGGCAAGGAGCTCGGCGCGATCCGCATCGACTCCGGCGACGTCGGCGTGCTCGCCCGCCAGGCCCGTGAGCAGCTCGACTCGCTCGGCGCGCGCGACACCCGCATCGTCGTCTCCGGTGATCTCGACGAGCACGCCATCGCCGCGCTGCGCGCCGAGCCGGTCGACGCGTACGGCGTCGGCACGTCCGTGGTCACCGGATCGGGTGCGCCGACCGCGGGCATGGTCTACAAGCTGGTCGAGGTCGACGGCAGGCCGGTCGCCAAGCGCAGCGCGCAGAAGATCTCGCGCGGCGGCCGCAAGGCGGCGATCCGCAGGCACAAGAGCACCGGCACGGCCGTCGAAGAAGTCATCTACACCGTCGACGGGCCGGTGCCCGACTCGGACGAGTACGACCGCGCGCTGCAGATCCCCCTGGTGCGCGCTGGACAAACCGTGGACGATCTGCCCACGCTGGACGACGCGCGGGCCCGGCTGCGCCGCGCGCTGGTGAGCCTGCCGTGGGAGGGCCTCAAGCTCTCGCACGGCGAACCCGCAATTCCGACGCTTTTCCTCTAG
- a CDS encoding isochorismatase family protein, protein MGTALIVVDVQNDFCEGGSLGLPGGAAAAEAISKLATSGDYTHVVATRDYHIDPGSHFSETPDFKDSWPRHCVAGTPGASFHPALDVAPVNAVFSKGEYSAAYSGFEGASGDGQSLKDWLAAHEVTEVDVVGIATDFCVRATALDAAKAGLKVRVLLDLTVGGSQPTVDAALKDFDEAGVTYTGTAPVPAA, encoded by the coding sequence ATGGGTACCGCCCTGATCGTGGTCGATGTGCAGAACGACTTCTGCGAAGGCGGCTCGCTCGGCCTGCCGGGTGGCGCGGCCGCCGCCGAGGCCATCTCGAAGCTCGCCACCAGCGGTGACTACACGCACGTCGTGGCCACCCGCGACTACCACATCGACCCGGGCTCGCACTTCAGCGAGACGCCGGACTTCAAGGACTCGTGGCCGCGTCACTGCGTCGCGGGCACGCCGGGCGCCTCGTTCCACCCCGCGCTCGACGTCGCGCCGGTGAACGCGGTGTTCTCCAAGGGCGAGTACAGCGCCGCCTACTCCGGCTTCGAGGGCGCGTCCGGCGACGGCCAGTCGCTCAAGGACTGGCTGGCCGCGCACGAGGTCACCGAGGTCGACGTGGTCGGCATCGCGACGGACTTCTGCGTGCGCGCGACCGCGCTGGACGCCGCGAAGGCCGGGCTCAAGGTGCGGGTGCTGCTCGACCTGACCGTCGGTGGCTCGCAGCCGACGGTCGACGCCGCGCTGAAGGACTTCGACGAGGCCGGCGTGACCTACACCGGCACCGCCCCGGTCCCGGCCGCATGA
- a CDS encoding bifunctional 4-hydroxy-2-oxoglutarate aldolase/2-dehydro-3-deoxy-phosphogluconate aldolase, producing MTTPFLETLARHRLVAILRAADASRFVEVASVLHGAGVRLLEATLTTPGAPDAITAIRKELDTGTLVGAGSVRTVSDVDIAADAGADFLITPTVSPAVLERAAAREVPVICGALTPTEIDQAWQAGAAAVKVFPAAALGGVAYVHAVRAPMPDVPLVPTGGVYLTDVPKYLAAGAIAVAAATPLLEDALTGGSLDALAARAREFVTAASGS from the coding sequence ATGACGACGCCGTTCCTGGAGACGCTCGCGCGGCACCGGCTCGTCGCGATCCTGCGTGCCGCCGACGCGTCGCGCTTCGTGGAGGTGGCCTCGGTGCTGCACGGCGCCGGGGTCCGCCTGCTCGAGGCGACGCTGACCACGCCGGGCGCGCCGGACGCGATCACCGCCATCCGCAAGGAGCTCGACACCGGCACCCTCGTCGGCGCGGGCAGTGTGCGCACGGTGTCCGATGTGGACATCGCGGCCGACGCGGGCGCGGACTTCCTGATCACGCCGACGGTCAGCCCCGCCGTGCTGGAGCGCGCGGCGGCACGCGAGGTGCCGGTGATCTGCGGCGCGCTGACGCCGACGGAGATCGACCAGGCCTGGCAGGCGGGCGCGGCGGCGGTGAAGGTCTTCCCGGCCGCGGCGCTCGGCGGGGTGGCGTACGTGCACGCGGTGCGCGCGCCGATGCCGGACGTCCCGCTGGTGCCGACCGGCGGCGTCTACCTCACCGACGTGCCGAAGTACCTGGCCGCGGGCGCGATCGCGGTCGCCGCCGCGACGCCGTTGCTCGAAGACGCGCTGACCGGCGGTTCGCTCGACGCGCTGGCCGCCAGGGCGCGTGAGTTCGTGACCGCCGCTTCGGGCTCGTGA
- a CDS encoding choice-of-anchor P family protein codes for MAWGERTRAAAMAVLACGGLVAAPAVANADEDKPPSAWASAGKVDVTAGSDHLYMDSLALCSVAGPKKNKSNGGSIGDMIKYGAADSDCGWTTQEGTYVAVGQARGSRFETTLLKQFGGPVITVRTFDVKCSTTAFGSNGYVQFGAVEGFASPDKIEKNTVVMIDGPEKDKPLAKIVLNEVVVPEPADGSLITTAIHIQLFPEGGPISGDIYAGSAGCDPYGRG; via the coding sequence ATGGCGTGGGGCGAGAGGACGCGTGCGGCCGCGATGGCGGTGCTGGCGTGCGGCGGGCTGGTGGCGGCACCGGCCGTGGCGAACGCGGACGAGGACAAACCGCCGTCCGCATGGGCGTCGGCGGGCAAGGTCGACGTCACGGCCGGATCCGACCACCTGTACATGGATTCGCTGGCGTTGTGCTCGGTGGCCGGGCCGAAGAAGAACAAGTCCAATGGCGGGTCGATCGGCGACATGATCAAGTACGGCGCCGCCGACTCCGACTGCGGCTGGACGACGCAGGAGGGCACCTACGTCGCCGTCGGGCAGGCGCGCGGTTCGCGGTTCGAGACGACGCTGCTGAAGCAGTTCGGCGGGCCGGTGATCACGGTCCGCACCTTCGACGTCAAATGCAGCACGACGGCGTTCGGCAGCAACGGCTACGTCCAGTTCGGCGCGGTGGAGGGCTTCGCGTCGCCGGACAAGATCGAGAAGAACACCGTGGTGATGATCGACGGGCCGGAGAAGGACAAGCCGCTGGCCAAGATCGTGCTGAACGAGGTCGTCGTGCCGGAGCCCGCCGACGGGTCGCTGATCACGACCGCCATCCACATCCAGCTGTTCCCGGAAGGCGGCCCGATCAGCGGGGACATCTACGCGGGCAGCGCCGGATGTGACCCGTACGGACGAGGCTGA
- a CDS encoding biotin transporter BioY, producing the protein MASLSVDARRTVLADLIPGTLARDLALVAGGAGLTGLAAQLSVHIPGTPVPLTGQTFAALLVGAALGWQRGAASMLVYLLVGAAGVPWFQNGTAGLSGASAGYIVGFVFAGALVGALAGRGGDRTPLRAAGTMVLGNVAIYAFGVPWLMASTGFGLATALDKGVVPFLIGDAIKIVLASALLPATWALVNRFRR; encoded by the coding sequence ATGGCATCGCTGTCCGTCGACGCGCGGCGCACCGTACTGGCCGACCTGATCCCCGGCACGCTCGCGCGCGACCTCGCGCTGGTGGCGGGCGGTGCCGGGCTCACCGGCCTCGCCGCGCAGTTGTCCGTGCACATCCCGGGCACCCCCGTTCCGCTGACCGGCCAGACCTTCGCCGCGCTGCTCGTGGGCGCCGCGCTCGGCTGGCAGCGCGGTGCCGCCTCGATGCTGGTGTACCTGCTCGTCGGCGCCGCGGGCGTGCCCTGGTTCCAGAACGGCACCGCCGGCCTGAGCGGCGCCAGCGCCGGCTACATCGTCGGGTTCGTCTTCGCGGGCGCGCTGGTCGGCGCGCTCGCGGGCCGTGGCGGCGACCGCACCCCGCTGCGTGCCGCGGGCACCATGGTGCTCGGCAACGTCGCGATCTACGCGTTCGGCGTGCCGTGGCTGATGGCCTCGACCGGCTTCGGCCTGGCGACCGCGCTCGACAAGGGTGTCGTCCCGTTCCTGATCGGCGACGCGATCAAGATCGTGCTCGCCTCCGCGCTGCTGCCCGCGACATGGGCGCTGGTCAACCGCTTCCGCCGCTGA
- a CDS encoding ATP-dependent DNA helicase: MARSELPGVLELLTHAVEAVGGAERAGQVEMADAVGRAIRTGEHLAVQAGTGTGKSLAYLVPAIRHAVEKEATVVVSTATIALQRQLVDRDLPRLAKSLKKVLGREPTFAILKGRRNYLCLHRLDTGAPDEPEDQALFDPFAVSRLGKDVKRLFEWSSDTETGDRDELVPGVADQAWRQVSVTAKECLGAARCPIGTDCFAEKARAEAGRADIVVTNHALLAIDALQGYQVLPEHDVVIIDEAHELVDRVTSVATGELTASMVSVAVRRCGKLIDADIADRLMESSDAMALILDDLQAGRFDTLPKPLAGVLAGVRDSAHACITAMGPDRKEEVEDATARKLARTLLDEIHDNAMRMLEAFDPDQAHQRDVVWMTADTFSANPRPPSLKVAPLAVAGLLREKVFGLNTTILTSATLTLGGNFDTLARQWGLPPKQLKVVKAEGAATDKEAPSDIESVKWTGIDVGSPFDHKRNGILYMAKHLPAPGRDGLQKSTLDEIAELVDAAGGRTLGLFSSMRAAKQAAEELRDRIKYPILCQGEDSTSLLVQKFAEDARTCLFGTLSLWQGVDVPGPSLQLVLVDRIPFPRPDDPVSSARQRAVEARGGNGFLTVAATHAALLLAQGTGRLHRAISDRGVVAVLDSRIATARYGGFLRASLPPLWPTTDPQVVRDALRRLDAAAPA; this comes from the coding sequence GTGGCCAGATCTGAACTCCCCGGCGTGCTCGAACTCCTCACCCACGCGGTCGAGGCGGTCGGCGGCGCCGAGCGCGCGGGTCAGGTCGAGATGGCGGACGCGGTCGGCCGCGCCATCCGCACCGGCGAGCACCTGGCCGTGCAGGCCGGCACCGGCACCGGCAAGTCGCTGGCGTACCTGGTTCCCGCCATCCGCCACGCGGTGGAGAAGGAGGCGACCGTCGTCGTCTCGACGGCGACCATCGCGCTGCAGCGCCAGCTCGTCGACAGGGACCTGCCCCGCCTGGCGAAGTCGTTGAAGAAGGTGCTCGGCCGCGAGCCGACGTTCGCCATCCTCAAGGGCCGCCGCAACTATCTCTGCCTGCACCGGCTCGACACGGGCGCGCCCGACGAGCCGGAGGACCAGGCGCTGTTCGACCCGTTCGCCGTGTCCCGGCTGGGCAAGGACGTCAAACGACTCTTCGAGTGGTCGTCCGACACCGAGACCGGCGACCGTGACGAGCTGGTGCCCGGCGTCGCCGACCAGGCGTGGCGCCAGGTTTCGGTCACCGCCAAGGAATGTCTCGGCGCCGCGCGCTGCCCGATCGGCACGGACTGCTTCGCGGAGAAGGCACGCGCCGAAGCCGGCCGCGCGGACATCGTGGTCACCAACCACGCGCTGCTCGCCATCGACGCGCTCCAGGGCTATCAGGTGTTGCCCGAGCACGACGTGGTGATCATCGACGAGGCGCACGAGCTGGTCGACAGGGTCACCTCGGTGGCCACCGGCGAGCTCACCGCGTCCATGGTCTCGGTCGCGGTCCGCCGCTGCGGCAAGCTGATCGACGCCGACATCGCGGATCGCCTGATGGAGTCCAGCGACGCGATGGCCCTCATCCTCGACGATCTGCAGGCCGGCCGCTTCGACACGCTGCCCAAGCCGCTGGCGGGCGTGCTCGCCGGTGTCCGCGACTCGGCGCACGCGTGCATCACCGCGATGGGCCCCGACCGCAAGGAAGAGGTCGAGGACGCCACCGCGCGCAAGCTCGCCCGCACCCTGCTCGACGAGATCCACGACAACGCGATGCGCATGCTCGAAGCCTTCGACCCCGACCAGGCGCATCAGCGCGACGTGGTCTGGATGACGGCCGACACCTTCTCCGCCAATCCCCGCCCGCCGTCACTGAAAGTCGCGCCGCTCGCCGTCGCCGGTCTGCTCCGCGAGAAGGTCTTCGGCCTCAACACGACCATCCTGACCTCGGCGACGCTGACCTTGGGCGGCAACTTCGACACCCTCGCCCGCCAGTGGGGCCTGCCGCCCAAGCAGCTCAAGGTCGTCAAGGCCGAGGGCGCCGCGACGGACAAGGAAGCCCCGTCCGACATCGAGTCGGTCAAGTGGACCGGCATCGACGTGGGTTCCCCGTTCGACCACAAGCGCAACGGCATCCTCTACATGGCCAAACACCTGCCAGCACCGGGCAGGGACGGCCTCCAGAAGTCCACATTGGACGAGATCGCCGAGCTGGTCGACGCGGCAGGCGGCCGCACGCTCGGCCTGTTCTCGTCGATGCGCGCGGCCAAGCAGGCCGCCGAGGAGCTGCGCGACCGCATCAAGTACCCGATCCTGTGCCAGGGCGAGGATTCGACGTCACTCCTGGTCCAGAAGTTCGCGGAGGACGCCCGCACCTGCCTGTTCGGCACGCTCTCGCTCTGGCAGGGCGTCGACGTCCCCGGCCCGTCACTGCAGCTGGTGCTGGTCGACCGCATCCCGTTCCCCCGCCCTGACGACCCGGTCTCCTCGGCCCGCCAGCGCGCGGTGGAAGCCCGCGGCGGCAACGGTTTCTTGACGGTCGCGGCCACCCACGCGGCGCTCCTGCTCGCGCAGGGCACCGGCAGGCTCCACCGGGCGATCAGCGACCGCGGCGTCGTGGCCGTGCTCGACTCCCGCATCGCGACCGCACGCTACGGCGGGTTCCTGCGTGCCTCGCTGCCCCCGCTCTGGCCCACCACGGACCCCCAAGTGGTGCGCGACGCGCTGCGCAGGCTCGACGCGGCGGCCCCCGCCTGA
- a CDS encoding serine/threonine-protein kinase — protein sequence MIAERYRLEEQVGAGGMGVVWRATDLELGRTVALKRSHSGDGGQIRREARIGAGLQHPNVVSVYDAVTFDDERWLVMEYLPSRSLAAILASDGVMSHDEAAHIGLQLASALAAMHDKGIVHRDIKPGNVLVADDGTAKLTDLGIARWAEVTRTETGLVGGTPAYLAPEVADGLDATKASDVFSLGATLFAAVEGGSPWGDSEDTPLRQLRRAAAFELEAPRKAGVLTPVLAELLRRPAAARPSAREAARMLAEVAGETVPEQRAPRRRRRLPRRALIGGAVALVALLVAGLLFAFREGAVTAATVGDQHTADPCSLLDLTVLAQFGQVSPDPDYGNFDGCEAHVTRGSDPENKFDVRVAIQLRGEIPPPPKLPEPGHIGIPERTPAENDKCTRIIWLPDGNKVELVVKHNHAWIKDICMIAEPAVDGALKVLNQGQIPRRKQPPEGSLVAVDACALLSTQESAQVLGGQAEMAAAFGNWQCFWTFQSRQLTVEFVREWAPLGAEEGELFKIGGRDVYVEEGDNGWEGSCKAEIAHRPFTGVAGPPDHKWIETVMLHFEEKDTDLQAQCAVAKTAAKMVAARLPAI from the coding sequence GTGATCGCTGAGCGTTACCGGCTGGAGGAACAGGTCGGGGCGGGTGGGATGGGTGTCGTGTGGCGGGCCACCGACCTGGAGCTCGGTCGTACCGTCGCGCTCAAACGATCCCACTCCGGTGACGGCGGGCAGATCCGGCGCGAGGCGCGGATCGGCGCGGGGTTGCAGCATCCGAACGTGGTCAGCGTGTACGACGCGGTCACCTTCGACGATGAGCGCTGGCTGGTCATGGAGTACCTGCCGTCGCGGAGCTTGGCCGCGATCCTCGCCTCGGACGGGGTCATGTCCCACGACGAGGCCGCCCATATCGGCCTGCAGCTGGCGAGCGCGCTGGCGGCGATGCACGACAAGGGGATCGTGCACCGCGACATCAAGCCGGGCAACGTGCTGGTGGCCGACGACGGCACCGCGAAGCTGACCGACCTCGGGATCGCGCGCTGGGCCGAAGTGACCCGGACGGAGACCGGGCTGGTCGGCGGCACTCCCGCCTACCTGGCGCCCGAAGTCGCCGACGGGCTCGACGCGACCAAGGCGTCAGACGTGTTTTCGCTGGGCGCGACCTTGTTCGCCGCGGTCGAGGGCGGTTCGCCGTGGGGAGACTCCGAAGACACCCCGTTGCGGCAGTTGCGGCGGGCCGCGGCGTTCGAACTGGAGGCGCCTCGTAAGGCGGGCGTGCTGACTCCGGTGCTCGCCGAGCTGCTGCGCAGGCCTGCCGCCGCGCGGCCGAGTGCCCGTGAGGCCGCGCGGATGCTTGCGGAGGTCGCGGGCGAGACAGTGCCTGAACAACGTGCGCCCCGTCGTCGTCGCCGTTTGCCGCGCCGTGCGCTCATCGGGGGCGCGGTGGCGCTGGTGGCCCTGCTCGTCGCAGGGTTGTTGTTCGCGTTTCGCGAGGGCGCGGTCACCGCCGCGACCGTGGGGGACCAGCACACGGCGGACCCGTGCTCGCTGCTCGACCTGACCGTGCTCGCCCAATTCGGGCAGGTGTCCCCGGATCCCGATTACGGGAATTTCGACGGCTGCGAGGCTCATGTCACGCGTGGGTCCGATCCCGAAAACAAGTTCGACGTGCGCGTCGCGATCCAGCTGCGCGGCGAAATACCGCCGCCTCCGAAGCTGCCGGAACCAGGGCACATCGGCATACCTGAACGCACACCTGCGGAGAACGACAAATGCACGAGGATCATTTGGCTGCCCGACGGAAACAAGGTCGAGTTGGTGGTCAAACACAACCACGCGTGGATCAAAGACATTTGCATGATCGCTGAGCCTGCTGTCGACGGGGCACTCAAGGTGCTCAATCAAGGGCAGATTCCTCGACGCAAGCAGCCCCCAGAGGGATCACTGGTGGCGGTGGACGCTTGTGCGTTGCTGAGCACCCAGGAAAGCGCGCAGGTGCTTGGTGGTCAAGCGGAGATGGCGGCTGCCTTCGGCAATTGGCAGTGTTTCTGGACGTTCCAGAGCCGTCAGTTGACGGTCGAGTTCGTTCGTGAGTGGGCACCGCTGGGCGCTGAAGAAGGCGAACTGTTCAAAATCGGCGGGCGCGATGTGTATGTGGAGGAAGGCGACAACGGCTGGGAAGGCAGCTGCAAGGCGGAAATCGCCCACCGGCCGTTCACCGGAGTCGCCGGACCGCCGGACCACAAGTGGATCGAGACGGTGATGCTGCACTTTGAAGAAAAGGACACGGACTTGCAGGCACAATGTGCGGTGGCCAAGACCGCCGCCAAGATGGTCGCCGCCAGGTTGCCCGCGATCTAG